TACCATTTCTTTTAGCGTATCTATCCAGCTATAACCTACACCATCACTAAATTGTTCTTTTTGCCTCCAAGCAACTTCTGCAGGTAGCATGTCGCCAAAGGCTTCGCGTAAGACCCATTTTTCCATGGCTTGCTTGTCTGTTGACTTAGATTTTCCAGCGATAATCATTTTATCTTTTGGGTTTAAGCGCATCGCAACATCCATAAATTCTTTATCTAAGAAAGGGACGCGACCTTCAATACCCCAAGAGGCTAACGACTTGTTTGCACGTAGACAGTCGTACATATGTAATTTGTCTAGTTTTCTAACGTTCTCTTCATGGAATTCTTTTGCCGAAGGTGCTTTGTGAAAATAGAGATAACCTCCAAAAATTTCGTCGGCTCCTTCGCCCGAAAGTACCATCTTAATACCCATTGCTTTTATGGCACGCGCTAGTAAAAACATTGGGGTAGAAGCTCTAATAGTGGTGATATCATAGGTTTCTACATGGTAAATCACATCTCTAATGGCATCTAGCCCTTCTTGTATCGTAAAATGAATTTCATGATGTACAGTTCCCAAATGGTCTGCTACCTTTTGCGCTGCTGCCAAATCTGGTGAGCCCTCAAGGCCAATAGCAAATGAATGTAGTCTCGGGTACCAGGCACCTTCGGTATCGTTAGATTCTACACGCTTATCGGCATATTTCTTTGCTAGGGCAGAAGTGATAGAAGAGTCTAATCCACCAGATAACAATACACCGTAAGGAACATCACTCATTAATTGTCTACGCACTGCTTGGTCTAACGCATTTCTCAAGTCATCTATGCTCGTAACGTTTTCTTGTACGGCTTCGTATTTCATCCAATCGCGACTATACCATTGCTTTAGCTCACCATCGCTGTTGTGTAGGTAGTGGCCAGGAGGAAAGAGTTCAATTTTTGTGCAAAATCCTTCAAGCGCTTTTAATTCGCTTGCTACGTAAAAGGTACCATCTTTATCCCACCCCATATATAGCGGGATAATGCCCATATGATCTCGAGCTATTAAATATTCATTAGTTTCAACATTGTAGAGTGCAAATCCGAATATTCCATTGAGTTCATCTAAAAATGTGGCTCCCTTTTCTTTATAAAGTGCTAATATTACTTCACAGTCACTTTTAGTCTGAAAGTTGTATGAACCTTCAAATTGTTTACGCAATGTCAAGTGGTTATATATTTCACCATTAGCTGCCAGGACTAACTTCTTATCTTCAGAGAACAAAGGTTGCTTCCCAGATGTAGGGTCTACAATTGCCAAGCGTTCATGCGCTAAAATAGCTTTTTTATTGCTGAAAATCCCACTCCAATCCGGACCGCGATGTCTTAGACATTTTGCCATGGTTAATACTTGAGGGCGTAATTCCTCTACGGGTCTTTTTAATTCGAATGCACATACAATTCCACACATAATTTTTAGATTTTAGTTTCAAGTTTTTATTATTTCGCACAAGGGCAAAAAAAACCGCCAAGCTTCTTAGAAACTTGGCGGTTATTTATAGGGTACAAGTTTCTGTTACGTCTTGGCGTTATTAGTATTGTTGTTATTGAAAATAGACTGTAACATAACTCAGATTATCATTTTGTATACCTCAATATTATTTAAATTTTTTCGGTATTCCTAATTATCGTCAATTTTTATCGCAATTTCGGAAAGTCAGTTGGGTTCGTTTCGTGCATCATATCGTATACCTTTTCAAAAATATCTTCTGAAGATGGTTTACAGAAATAATCCCCATCAGTACCATAAGCAGGGCGGTGCGGCTTGGCGGCTAATGTCTGAGGCTTACTGTCTAGAAACTGATATCCATTTTGAGTATCAACGATATGATTTAAAATATAAGCCGAAGCTCCTCCTGGCACATCTTCATCTATCACTAGTAATCTGTTCGTTTTTTTAACGCTATTTACCATATCGTGATTTAGATCGAGTGGTAGTAACGATTGTACATCAATAATCTCTGCATCAATCCCAACTTGTTGTAGCTCTTTCGCAGCTTCCTGCACAACACGAAGTGTACTTCCGTAAGAAACTAAAGTTATATCTGCTCCTTCTTTAATAGTTTCTACAACTCCAATAGGGGTTCTAAATTCTCCTAAGTTGCTTGGCAGTTTTTCTTTTAAACGGTAGCCATTTAAACATTCTACCACAAGCGCAGGTTCATCGGTCTCTAATAAAGTGTTGTAGAAACCAGCCGCTTTTGTCATATCTCGAGGAACAAGCACGTACATGCCACGTAATAAATGTATTAAACCACCCATTTGCGAACCACTATGCCAAATTCCTTCCAGTCTGTGTCCTCTTGTTCTAACAATTAAGGGCGCTTTCTGAGTTCCGTTCGTTCGGTAGCGAACCGTCACTAAGTCGTCACTCATAATTTGTAAACAATATAAAATATAGTCTAGGTATTGAATTTCAGCAATAGGTCTTAGTCCTCGCATCGCCATACCAATACCTTGTCCTAAAATAGTAGCTTCTCTAATACCAGCATCACTAACACGCAGTTCGCCATATTTTTCCTGCATACCTTCTAAACCTTGATTTACATCACCAATGGCTCCAGCATCTTCACCAAAAATTAGTGCTTCAGGGTGTTTTGTAAAGATGGCATCAAAATTATCGCGTAGTACAACTCTTCCATCAACTTCTTCCGAACTGTCGTTATATATAGGTTTTACTTCGGAAATCGTCTTAGCATTTTCTTCTGCTTCGGAATAAAGATGGGCCGAGTATTTTGGTTGTATTGTATCGAAATAGTTGTTAATCCAATCTTGTAGTTGTCTCTTTTCCGAAGAAGTCTCACTTACCACATACCGGAGTGCCTTTCGGGTTGCTGCGGCAATTGATCTACGTAAAGGTTCGCTTTCTGCTGCTAGGTCGTTCTTTATTTTTTCGATGAAAGTTTTGTTGCTTGAACTTTCAGCTAGATTAGACAGTAGGGTGAGTGCTTCTTGTTGTTCCTTTTTCTGTGGCGCTAGGAAGGCAGTCCAAGCGGCTTTTTTACCATCCCGTACTTGCTTCTTAATGTCTTTTTCAATTTCAGAAAGTTCTTCCTCTGTTGCCATGTTATTAGCAATCATCCATTGGCGCATTTGGGTGTTGCAATCAAATTCAACTTCCCATGCCAAACGCTCTTTACTTTTATAACGTTCGTGAGAACCACTTGTAGAGTGCCCTTGTGGTTGTGTTAGCTCTTTCACATGAATTAGCACTGGTACGTGTTCTTCTCGTGCAATTTTTGCGGCATTTTGGTAAGCGTCTACCAATTCTGGATAGTTCCAACCAGTTACACGAATAATTTCATAGCCATTTTCATCTTCGGTGCGCTGAAACCCTTTTAAGATTTCAGAAATATTCTCTTTGGTAGTCTGGTGGCGGGCATGTACTGAAATTCCATACTCATCGTCCCAAACGCTCATAACCATTGGTACTTGTAATACCCCTGCAGCATTTATAGTTTCCCAAAATAATCCTTCACTTGTACTGGCATTACCAATAGTTCCCCAAGCCACTTCATTTCCATTGATAGAGAAGTTTGTTTTGTTTTCTATGCCTTTTACATTTCGA
This Rasiella rasia DNA region includes the following protein-coding sequences:
- the asnB gene encoding asparagine synthase B → MCGIVCAFELKRPVEELRPQVLTMAKCLRHRGPDWSGIFSNKKAILAHERLAIVDPTSGKQPLFSEDKKLVLAANGEIYNHLTLRKQFEGSYNFQTKSDCEVILALYKEKGATFLDELNGIFGFALYNVETNEYLIARDHMGIIPLYMGWDKDGTFYVASELKALEGFCTKIELFPPGHYLHNSDGELKQWYSRDWMKYEAVQENVTSIDDLRNALDQAVRRQLMSDVPYGVLLSGGLDSSITSALAKKYADKRVESNDTEGAWYPRLHSFAIGLEGSPDLAAAQKVADHLGTVHHEIHFTIQEGLDAIRDVIYHVETYDITTIRASTPMFLLARAIKAMGIKMVLSGEGADEIFGGYLYFHKAPSAKEFHEENVRKLDKLHMYDCLRANKSLASWGIEGRVPFLDKEFMDVAMRLNPKDKMIIAGKSKSTDKQAMEKWVLREAFGDMLPAEVAWRQKEQFSDGVGYSWIDTLKEMVDEQVTDEQIENAQYRFPIQTPTSKEEFHYRTIFEEHFPSDAAALTVPSVPSVACSSQVALDWDESFKNMNDPSGRAVANVHEEGY
- a CDS encoding alpha-ketoacid dehydrogenase subunit alpha/beta, which produces MQTNPQTNSELSFDDFKAEVLNDYKIAVTSRECSLLGRREVLTGKAKFGIFGDGKEIPQLAWAKAFKNGDWRSGYYRDQTFMMAIGKLTIQQFFAGLYAHTDLEADPMSAGRQMGGHFATHSLNEDGSWKNLTAQKNSSADISPTAGQMPRLLGLAQASKIFRNVKGIENKTNFSINGNEVAWGTIGNASTSEGLFWETINAAGVLQVPMVMSVWDDEYGISVHARHQTTKENISEILKGFQRTEDENGYEIIRVTGWNYPELVDAYQNAAKIAREEHVPVLIHVKELTQPQGHSTSGSHERYKSKERLAWEVEFDCNTQMRQWMIANNMATEEELSEIEKDIKKQVRDGKKAAWTAFLAPQKKEQQEALTLLSNLAESSSNKTFIEKIKNDLAAESEPLRRSIAAATRKALRYVVSETSSEKRQLQDWINNYFDTIQPKYSAHLYSEAEENAKTISEVKPIYNDSSEEVDGRVVLRDNFDAIFTKHPEALIFGEDAGAIGDVNQGLEGMQEKYGELRVSDAGIREATILGQGIGMAMRGLRPIAEIQYLDYILYCLQIMSDDLVTVRYRTNGTQKAPLIVRTRGHRLEGIWHSGSQMGGLIHLLRGMYVLVPRDMTKAAGFYNTLLETDEPALVVECLNGYRLKEKLPSNLGEFRTPIGVVETIKEGADITLVSYGSTLRVVQEAAKELQQVGIDAEIIDVQSLLPLDLNHDMVNSVKKTNRLLVIDEDVPGGASAYILNHIVDTQNGYQFLDSKPQTLAAKPHRPAYGTDGDYFCKPSSEDIFEKVYDMMHETNPTDFPKLR